One window of the Klebsiella oxytoca genome contains the following:
- a CDS encoding endonuclease/exonuclease/phosphatase family protein, whose amino-acid sequence MPRFSLNVLTINTHKGFTAFNRRFILPELREAVRSVSADIVCLQEVMGAHEIHPLHIENWPDTTHYEFLADTMWSDYAYGRNAVYPEGHHGNAVLSRFPIAHYQNLDVSVGNSEKRGLLYCRIVPPESDITLHLICVHLGLRSHQRRAQLTMLADWVNALPAGEPVVVAGDFNDWRQQANRQLKIQAGLEEIFTRARGRPARTFPVNFPLLRLDRIYVKNAHASRPKALALKQWRHLSDHAPLSVEIHL is encoded by the coding sequence ATGCCGCGATTTTCGTTAAACGTGCTGACAATTAACACTCATAAAGGCTTTACTGCCTTCAATCGCCGTTTTATTTTGCCCGAATTACGCGAAGCGGTGCGCAGCGTCAGCGCCGACATTGTTTGCCTGCAGGAAGTGATGGGAGCGCATGAAATCCATCCCCTGCATATCGAAAACTGGCCGGATACCACCCACTACGAATTTCTCGCCGATACCATGTGGAGCGATTACGCCTATGGTCGCAACGCCGTTTACCCGGAAGGACACCACGGCAACGCGGTACTTTCGCGCTTTCCCATTGCGCATTATCAAAATCTCGATGTGTCCGTCGGCAACAGCGAAAAACGCGGCCTGCTCTACTGCCGCATTGTGCCGCCGGAAAGTGACATCACGCTTCATTTGATCTGCGTGCATCTGGGTCTGCGCTCTCATCAACGCCGGGCTCAGCTAACGATGCTGGCGGATTGGGTGAATGCTTTACCCGCCGGCGAGCCGGTGGTGGTGGCGGGTGATTTTAATGACTGGCGACAGCAGGCTAACCGGCAGCTAAAAATCCAGGCCGGACTGGAAGAGATTTTCACCCGCGCCAGAGGGCGACCGGCGCGGACTTTTCCTGTTAATTTTCCCCTGCTGCGCCTTGACCGTATTTACGTGAAAAACGCCCATGCCAGCCGGCCCAAAGCGCTGGCTTTAAAACAGTGGCGTCATCTGTCCGATCATGCACCGCTTAGCGTGGAGATTCATCTGTGA
- a CDS encoding YbhQ family protein yields the protein MKWQQRVRVATGLSCWQIMLHLLVVAVLVMGWMSGALVRVGLGLCVLYGITLLAMLFLQRHHDERWRDVGDVLEELTTTWYFGTAVIVLWLLSRVLHNNLLLALAGLAILAGPAVVSLLAKDKKLRDLSSEHRIRR from the coding sequence ATGAAGTGGCAACAACGTGTACGCGTCGCAACGGGTCTTAGTTGCTGGCAGATTATGTTGCATCTACTGGTCGTGGCAGTACTGGTGATGGGTTGGATGAGCGGCGCGCTGGTACGCGTCGGATTAGGCTTGTGCGTCCTGTACGGCATCACCTTACTGGCGATGCTATTTCTACAGCGTCACCACGATGAACGCTGGCGCGACGTCGGTGACGTCCTTGAGGAACTCACCACCACCTGGTACTTCGGCACGGCGGTGATCGTGCTGTGGTTGCTGTCCCGCGTGCTGCATAATAACCTGCTGTTAGCCCTCGCCGGGCTGGCAATACTCGCAGGCCCGGCGGTGGTTTCACTGCTGGCGAAAGATAAAAAACTACGCGATCTTTCTTCGGAACATCGCATACGCCGCTGA